In the Flavobacteriales bacterium genome, CCTTGTAGTCTCTGATCATCTTTCCCAAGTCATCAGCAACCCCCAAAACGTAGCTCAAATCGGCTGAGCCATCCTCCCCCGGAGGAGTTGGAAGCGCGAGAAAAATGATGTCGGCAGGGTGTACCGCCTCGGCCAAATCAGTCGTGAATTTTAATCGGCCCGCTTTGATGTTCCGCTCGAACAATACATCCAAATGCGGTTCGTAGATGGGCACTACGCCATTACGCATTTTATCCACCTTAGCTTCGTCGATATCAACACAAATAACTTTATTCCCCGTTTCAGCTAAACACGTACCGGTTACCAATCCTACGTACCCGGTACCTACTACTGCTATATTCATGACAATGGTGTTTTTACGGCTTTAATGATTACATCTTGTTGTTCCTTGGTCATCTCACTGTGCATGGGCAAGCTAAAAACCTGAGCACACAATCGCTCGGTCACAGGGAAACTTCCCGATGTGTAGCGATCGTCTTGATAGGCCTTTTGCATATGTAGCGGCACAGGATAATAGATCATAGCAGGCACATCGCGCTTCTGCAACTCAGCCACTAAGGCGTCTCGGTCCCCATCGACCAATTGCAATGTATATTGGTGGAAAACGTGGGTCGATTTATTTGCCCGCGCCGGCACCTTGATCTGAGGCATATCGGAGAATGCAGCGTCGTAATAATCGGCCGCCTCACGGCGCGCTGCGTTGTACCGATCCAAATGGCGTAGTTTAATTCGGAGGATGGCCGCCTGGATACTATCGAGGCGTGAATTCACCCCAACTTGGTCGTGATAGTAGCGGACTGACTGACCGTGGTTCGCGATCTGACGCAAGTTGTTGGCCAACTCATCGTCGTTGGTAAAAATGCACCCACCGTCACCGTAGCAACCCAAGTTCTTCGACGGGAAAAACGAAGTCCCTGAAACATGACCAATGGTACCGGTCTTCCTGACCGTTCCGTCGCTAAAAGTATAGTCCGCTCCAATGGCTTGGGCATTATCCTCAACCACATACAAATTGTGCTCCTCGGCGATCTTCATGATCTCTTCCATAGGAGCACTTTGTCCGAATAAATGTACCGGAACGATCGCCTTGGTCTTAGGCGTAATGGCCTTTCGAACAGCAGCGGGATCGATCTGGAAAGTATCTTCGTTTACGTCCACCAATACCGGGGTGTATCCCAGAAGCGCGATCACCTCTGCGGTCGCCACATAAGTAAATGTAGCCGTGATCACCTCGTCACCGGGCTTTAACCCAAGTCCCATAATGGCGATTTGCAGGGCATCCGTACCGTTGGCACAAGGTATGGCGTGTTTTACACCTAAATATTCTTCGATCTCCGATTGAAATGATTTTACCTCGGGACCGTTAATATAAGCTGAGGAGCGCACGACATCCAAAATGGCCGCATCGATCTCCTCTTTGATCAAGTCGTACTGCGCCGGCAGGTCGACCATCTGAAGTTTTCTCATAGCATGTAATTAGTACCTTTACAAGCAAATGTAGCAATTAATGGTAGGGAAGAAATTGATTCTTGGCAGGATTTCAAAACAACTATCACGGGTGATATTGCTCGTGCTTTTGGTTCAGGTCATAGCCGCCAACTTCGCCAATGCTCAGGTGACCGCACGCGACACTAACGCGGTGATCCCCATGATCCGGTTCTCGTATGCCTATCAACTTCCCTTTGGGGACCTCGACGATCGATTCAGCGACCACAGTGCCCTCACCCTCGACTTTACGGTCAAAACAAGCAAACGCCTCCTTTTTGGTGTTGGCGCGAGTTTCGAGTTCGGAGGCGGAGTGAAGGAGGTGACCATTCTCGACAGCATCGCCACCTCAGAAGGGCAAATAATAGACGCCACCGGGCGCTTTGCCGATATCCGAATTTTCCAACGCGGTTTACGCGTCTACGGAAACATCGGTTACCTCTTGGGTGGCCCCGGCCCTAACCCTAATTCGGGATTCTACGCCATGGGCCGCATCGGCTACTGGCAGCATAAGATCCAGATCGAAAATCCGGGCGACATTACCCCGCAACTCAATCCTACCTACGCCAAATACTACGACCGCCTTACAAGCGGAATTTTCTTCTCCGAATCGCTCGGTTACCAATACCTCTCGAGCAACGGCTATTTCAATATGTTCGCCGCGGTGGAACTCTCGCAAGGCCTATTACAAGGTCGGCGTCCTTGGCAAATGGACCTGCGCGCGCCCTACGAAG is a window encoding:
- a CDS encoding DegT/DnrJ/EryC1/StrS family aminotransferase — encoded protein: MRKLQMVDLPAQYDLIKEEIDAAILDVVRSSAYINGPEVKSFQSEIEEYLGVKHAIPCANGTDALQIAIMGLGLKPGDEVITATFTYVATAEVIALLGYTPVLVDVNEDTFQIDPAAVRKAITPKTKAIVPVHLFGQSAPMEEIMKIAEEHNLYVVEDNAQAIGADYTFSDGTVRKTGTIGHVSGTSFFPSKNLGCYGDGGCIFTNDDELANNLRQIANHGQSVRYYHDQVGVNSRLDSIQAAILRIKLRHLDRYNAARREAADYYDAAFSDMPQIKVPARANKSTHVFHQYTLQLVDGDRDALVAELQKRDVPAMIYYPVPLHMQKAYQDDRYTSGSFPVTERLCAQVFSLPMHSEMTKEQQDVIIKAVKTPLS